A genomic region of Salvelinus alpinus chromosome 12, SLU_Salpinus.1, whole genome shotgun sequence contains the following coding sequences:
- the LOC139535517 gene encoding coiled-coil domain-containing protein 30 isoform X1, giving the protein MEDTEQSEEEQKELEHVVLCLQEEGMAPGASVKEQLGFLWRLFQHSEGRLVAVTYDLDSLRARHSAEMAEVQRYLEHIRSLSEKRDALAQEYEQENEVLRAQLQRLTLQQDAQMNEVAEMLYQEGLAEVIPSSHSEQVAYLLVERASLLERPDDPQAPQVPDAQAGTPSASQQETQSQIQCPKESMDQGAPSRGQSPWKRLFGLRKAAQSKQALASVELRPGSGLSVEREWAHLERDLEEASRRLAMAHREIRRLTDELESARMTQSAYEPELQGAQEEVEQLRQEVEKLKKCDVVELRKAKELNDRLDQEIRALRTRVRTMDAERKTLLETVEKMKDSDNAAKIHPEALQLNLAKGEGIPAPQMHTVCLQTELLLLDQDKTHERCLQQSETKDELNDVRRQLQGLQEKYDELLNVTRKAEEYEDYEELKKQREEEEKVLELLMDKTEEVEEEYEELKTKKEEVEIKMDEEKKEYEHLENMREELKLDEALGRSRQQQPHCSQAVELQLKVCAELKQGQAMVSHLEQRALQQESRELREGLAQSSQKAQSCSRLLEELSAERAKLKAMEVEMQGLQQQLNVERNRNTESGQQEEEARYTALRTQDNQLHRRMWEQREEELQEEGCSLREVEASLNCTNSELQSQTGTARQEIPADYVNLKECLEARQEDCEKLTEELMEVLMCLDLQKSKNAEKRSQHKAKMRRAKQIFLKETGCRDERIQSLERDLALALTSSAREKEMIVNMNEENRKLLAEKRDLLGTLNDVEERKNKSVLAATTAQCSVDFLEKESKHLQDTIVEMSGLIPNGAALQRALKNLRKARSANVQDSKKMSHFESILLTSSLLETRVLPGAFDMRSHLDNIYRSKASHTEEATSPRSSLTSPRSSLTSPCTLLTSPRSTLTMQPVEMGYLNLTSPLTRADHNL; this is encoded by the exons ATGGAAGATACGGAGCAGAGTGAG GAGGAGCAGAAGGAACTGGAGCATGTGGTCCTCTGTCTGCAGGAGGAGGGCATGGCCCCCGGGGCCTCAGTGAAGGAGCAGCTGGGTTTCCTATGGAGGCTGTTCCAGCACAGCGAGGGACGCCTTGTCGCCGTGACCTATGACCTGGACAGCCTACGAGCACGCCACTCTGCCGAGATGGCCGAG GTGCAGAGGTACCTAGAGCACATCCGTAGCCTATCAGAGAAGAGGGATGCCCTGGCCCAGGAGTACGAGCAGGAGAATGAGGTCCTCAGGGCCCAGCTGCAACGCCTGACACTCCAGCAAG atgcccAGATGAATGAGGTGGCTGAGATGTTGTACCAGGAGGGCCTGGCAGAAGTGATTCCCAGCAGTCACAGTGAACAGGTGGCCTACCTGCTGGTGGAGAGGGCCTCCCTGCTGGAGAGACCTGATGACCCCCAGGCCCCGCAGGTCCCCGATGCCCAGGCAGGCACTCCCTCCGCCAGCCAGCAGGAGACACAGTCCCAGATTCAGTGCCCCAAAGAGAGCATGGACCAG GGGGCACCCTCACGTGGCCAGAGCCCATGGAAGAGGCTCTTTGGACTCCGCAAGGCAGCTCAGAGCAAACAGGCTTTGGCCTCA GTTGAGCTCAGGCCGGGGTCAGGGCTCAGTGTGGAGCGGGAGTGGGCCCATCTagagagagacctggaggaggcGTCACGCCGCTTGGCCATGGCCCACAGAGAGATCCGACGTCTGACCGATGAGCTAGAGTCAGCCCGCATGACCCAGAGTGCCTATG AGCCAGAGCTGCAGGGAGCCCAGGAGGAGGTAGAGCAgctcagacaggaagtggaaaagCTCAAGAAATGTG ACGTGGTGGAGTTGCGTAAGGCCAAGGAGCTGAATGATCGTCTGGACCAGGAGATCAGAGCCCTCAGGACGAGGGTGCGCACCATGGACGCAGAGAGAAAGACCCTCCTAGAGACG GTGGAGAAAATGAAGGACTCTGACAATGCGGCTAAGATCCACCCAGAAGCACTGCAGCTTAACTTGGCTAAG GGAGAAGGGATACCCGCCCCTCAGATGCACACTGTCTGTCTCCAGACAGAACTACTACTCCTGGACCAGGACAAGACCCATGAAAG ATGCCTCCAGCAGTCCGAGACCAAGGACGAACTAAATGATGTGCGGCGTCAACTGCAGGGGCTGCAGGAGAAATACGATGAGCTGCTGAATGTTACGAGGAAGGCAGAGGAGTACGAGGACTACGAGGAGCTGAAgaagcagagagaagaggaggagaaggttcTGGAGCTGCTGATGGATAAGaccgaggaggtggaggaggaatatgagGAACTGAAGACtaagaaagaggaggtggagattaAGATGGATGAGGAGAAGAAGGAATACGAACATCTTGAGAATATGAGGGAGGAGTTGAAGCTGGATGAAGCTCTGGGCCGGAGCAGGCAGCAGCAGCCGCATTGTAGTCAGGCGGTGGAACTGCAGCTTAAG GTGTGTGCTGAGTTGAAACAGGGCCAAGCTATGGTCAGCCATCTGGAGCAGAGGGCTCTGCAGCAGGAGAGTAGGGAGCTGAGGGAGGGGCTGGCCCAGAGCAGCCAGAAAGCCCAGAGTTGCAGCCGTCTGCTGGAGGAGCTGAGCGCTGAGAGGGCCAAGCTCAAAGCCATGGAGGTAGAG ATGCAGGGTCTGCAGCAGCAGCTGAACGTGGAAAGAAACCGCAACACAGAGTCTGGCCAGCAAGAGGAGGAGGCAAGATACACGGCCCTTAGGACTCAGGACAACCAGCTCCACAG GAGGATGTgggagcagagggaggaggagctGCAGGAGGAGGGGTGTTCCCTGCGAGAGGTGGAAGCCTCCCTGAACTGCACTAACTCAGAGCTGCAGAGTCAGACAGGCACAGCCAGGCAGGAG ATTCCTGCTGATTATGTAAACCTGAAGGAATGCCTAGAGGCCAGGCAGGAGGATTGTGAGAAACTGACAGAGGAGCTCATGGAAGTTCTCATGTGCCTGGATTTACAGAAAAG CAAGAACGCTGAGAAGCGATCTCAGCACAAAGCCAAAATGCGGCGAGCCAAACAGATTTTTTTGAAGGAGACAGGATGTCGTGATGAGAGGATTCAAAGCCTTGAGAGAGACCTGGCTCTCGCCTTAACCTCATCAGCCAGG GAGAAAGAGATGATAGTGAACATGAATGAGGAAAATCGGAAACTGCTGGCAGAGAAGAGGGATCTGCTCGGAACACTGAATGATGTGGAGGAGAGAAAAAACAAGAGTGTGCTTGCTGCCACTACAGCTCAATGCAG TGTGGATTTCCTGGAGAAGGAAAGCAAGCACTTACAGGACACCATAGTGGAGATGTCCGGTCTGATTCCTAATGGAGCAGCATTGCAGCGCGCTCTAAAGAATCTCCGTAAAGCACGCAGCGCAAATGTACAG gactCGAAGAAAATGTCTCATTTTGAGAGCATACTGCTAACGTCTAGCCTTCTGGAAACCAG AGTTCTGCCTGGAGCATTTGACATGAGAAGCCATTTGGACAACATCTATAGGAGCAAGGCCAGTCACACAGAGGAAGCCACCTCTCCACGCTCTTCACTCACCTCTCCACGCTCTTCACTCACCTCTCCATGTACTTTACTCACCTCTCCACGCTCTACCCTGACCATGCAGCCTGTGGAGATGGGCTATCTGAACCTGACCTCCCCTCTGACCAGGGCTGACCACAACCTCTGA
- the LOC139535517 gene encoding paramyosin isoform X5, with protein MEDTEQSEEEQKELEHVVLCLQEEGMAPGASVKEQLGFLWRLFQHSEGRLVAVTYDLDSLRARHSAEMAEVQRYLEHIRSLSEKRDALAQEYEQENEVLRAQLQRLTLQQDAQMNEVAEMLYQEGLAEVIPSSHSEQVAYLLVERASLLERPDDPQAPQVPDAQAGTPSASQQETQSQIQCPKESMDQGAPSRGQSPWKRLFGLRKAAQSKQALASVELRPGSGLSVEREWAHLERDLEEASRRLAMAHREIRRLTDELESARMTQSAYEPELQGAQEEVEQLRQEVEKLKKCDVVELRKAKELNDRLDQEIRALRTRVRTMDAERKTLLETVEKMKDSDNAAKIHPEALQLNLAKGEGIPAPQMHTVCLQTELLLLDQDKTHERCLQQSETKDELNDVRRQLQGLQEKYDELLNVTRKAEEYEDYEELKKQREEEEKVLELLMDKTEEVEEEYEELKTKKEEVEIKMDEEKKEYEHLENMREELKLDEALGRSRQQQPHCSQAVELQLKVCAELKQGQAMVSHLEQRALQQESRELREGLAQSSQKAQSCSRLLEELSAERAKLKAMEVEMQGLQQQLNVERNRNTESGQQEEEARYTALRTQDNQLHRRMWEQREEELQEEGCSLREVEASLNCTNSELQSQTGTARQEIPADYVNLKECLEARQEDCEKLTEELMEVLMCLDLQKSKNAEKRSQHKAKMRRAKQIFLKETGCRDERIQSLERDLALALTSSARSSAWSI; from the exons ATGGAAGATACGGAGCAGAGTGAG GAGGAGCAGAAGGAACTGGAGCATGTGGTCCTCTGTCTGCAGGAGGAGGGCATGGCCCCCGGGGCCTCAGTGAAGGAGCAGCTGGGTTTCCTATGGAGGCTGTTCCAGCACAGCGAGGGACGCCTTGTCGCCGTGACCTATGACCTGGACAGCCTACGAGCACGCCACTCTGCCGAGATGGCCGAG GTGCAGAGGTACCTAGAGCACATCCGTAGCCTATCAGAGAAGAGGGATGCCCTGGCCCAGGAGTACGAGCAGGAGAATGAGGTCCTCAGGGCCCAGCTGCAACGCCTGACACTCCAGCAAG atgcccAGATGAATGAGGTGGCTGAGATGTTGTACCAGGAGGGCCTGGCAGAAGTGATTCCCAGCAGTCACAGTGAACAGGTGGCCTACCTGCTGGTGGAGAGGGCCTCCCTGCTGGAGAGACCTGATGACCCCCAGGCCCCGCAGGTCCCCGATGCCCAGGCAGGCACTCCCTCCGCCAGCCAGCAGGAGACACAGTCCCAGATTCAGTGCCCCAAAGAGAGCATGGACCAG GGGGCACCCTCACGTGGCCAGAGCCCATGGAAGAGGCTCTTTGGACTCCGCAAGGCAGCTCAGAGCAAACAGGCTTTGGCCTCA GTTGAGCTCAGGCCGGGGTCAGGGCTCAGTGTGGAGCGGGAGTGGGCCCATCTagagagagacctggaggaggcGTCACGCCGCTTGGCCATGGCCCACAGAGAGATCCGACGTCTGACCGATGAGCTAGAGTCAGCCCGCATGACCCAGAGTGCCTATG AGCCAGAGCTGCAGGGAGCCCAGGAGGAGGTAGAGCAgctcagacaggaagtggaaaagCTCAAGAAATGTG ACGTGGTGGAGTTGCGTAAGGCCAAGGAGCTGAATGATCGTCTGGACCAGGAGATCAGAGCCCTCAGGACGAGGGTGCGCACCATGGACGCAGAGAGAAAGACCCTCCTAGAGACG GTGGAGAAAATGAAGGACTCTGACAATGCGGCTAAGATCCACCCAGAAGCACTGCAGCTTAACTTGGCTAAG GGAGAAGGGATACCCGCCCCTCAGATGCACACTGTCTGTCTCCAGACAGAACTACTACTCCTGGACCAGGACAAGACCCATGAAAG ATGCCTCCAGCAGTCCGAGACCAAGGACGAACTAAATGATGTGCGGCGTCAACTGCAGGGGCTGCAGGAGAAATACGATGAGCTGCTGAATGTTACGAGGAAGGCAGAGGAGTACGAGGACTACGAGGAGCTGAAgaagcagagagaagaggaggagaaggttcTGGAGCTGCTGATGGATAAGaccgaggaggtggaggaggaatatgagGAACTGAAGACtaagaaagaggaggtggagattaAGATGGATGAGGAGAAGAAGGAATACGAACATCTTGAGAATATGAGGGAGGAGTTGAAGCTGGATGAAGCTCTGGGCCGGAGCAGGCAGCAGCAGCCGCATTGTAGTCAGGCGGTGGAACTGCAGCTTAAG GTGTGTGCTGAGTTGAAACAGGGCCAAGCTATGGTCAGCCATCTGGAGCAGAGGGCTCTGCAGCAGGAGAGTAGGGAGCTGAGGGAGGGGCTGGCCCAGAGCAGCCAGAAAGCCCAGAGTTGCAGCCGTCTGCTGGAGGAGCTGAGCGCTGAGAGGGCCAAGCTCAAAGCCATGGAGGTAGAG ATGCAGGGTCTGCAGCAGCAGCTGAACGTGGAAAGAAACCGCAACACAGAGTCTGGCCAGCAAGAGGAGGAGGCAAGATACACGGCCCTTAGGACTCAGGACAACCAGCTCCACAG GAGGATGTgggagcagagggaggaggagctGCAGGAGGAGGGGTGTTCCCTGCGAGAGGTGGAAGCCTCCCTGAACTGCACTAACTCAGAGCTGCAGAGTCAGACAGGCACAGCCAGGCAGGAG ATTCCTGCTGATTATGTAAACCTGAAGGAATGCCTAGAGGCCAGGCAGGAGGATTGTGAGAAACTGACAGAGGAGCTCATGGAAGTTCTCATGTGCCTGGATTTACAGAAAAG CAAGAACGCTGAGAAGCGATCTCAGCACAAAGCCAAAATGCGGCGAGCCAAACAGATTTTTTTGAAGGAGACAGGATGTCGTGATGAGAGGATTCAAAGCCTTGAGAGAGACCTGGCTCTCGCCTTAACCTCATCAGCCAGG AGTTCTGCCTGGAGCATTTGA
- the LOC139535517 gene encoding coiled-coil domain-containing protein 30 isoform X4 yields the protein MEDTEQSEEEQKELEHVVLCLQEEGMAPGASVKEQLGFLWRLFQHSEGRLVAVTYDLDSLRARHSAEMAEVQRYLEHIRSLSEKRDALAQEYEQENEVLRAQLQRLTLQQDAQMNEVAEMLYQEGLAEVIPSSHSEQVAYLLVERASLLERPDDPQAPQVPDAQAGTPSASQQETQSQIQCPKESMDQGAPSRGQSPWKRLFGLRKAAQSKQALASVELRPGSGLSVEREWAHLERDLEEASRRLAMAHREIRRLTDELESARMTQSAYEPELQGAQEEVEQLRQEVEKLKKCDVVELRKAKELNDRLDQEIRALRTRVRTMDAERKTLLETVEKMKDSDNAAKIHPEALQLNLAKGEGIPAPQMHTVCLQTELLLLDQDKTHERCLQQSETKDELNDVRRQLQGLQEKYDELLNVTRKAEEYEDYEELKKQREEEEKVLELLMDKTEEVEEEYEELKTKKEEVEIKMDEEKKEYEHLENMREELKLDEALGRSRQQQPHCSQAVELQLKVCAELKQGQAMVSHLEQRALQQESRELREGLAQSSQKAQSCSRLLEELSAERAKLKAMEVEMQGLQQQLNVERNRNTESGQQEEEARYTALRTQDNQLHRRMWEQREEELQEEGCSLREVEASLNCTNSELQSQTGTARQEIPADYVNLKECLEARQEDCEKLTEELMEVLMCLDLQKSKNAEKRSQHKAKMRRAKQIFLKETGCRDERIQSLERDLALALTSSAREKEMIVNMNEENRKLLAEKRDLLGTLNDVEERKNKSVLAATTAQCSVDFLEKESKHLQDTIVEMSGLIPNGAALQRALKNLRKARSANVQSSAWSI from the exons ATGGAAGATACGGAGCAGAGTGAG GAGGAGCAGAAGGAACTGGAGCATGTGGTCCTCTGTCTGCAGGAGGAGGGCATGGCCCCCGGGGCCTCAGTGAAGGAGCAGCTGGGTTTCCTATGGAGGCTGTTCCAGCACAGCGAGGGACGCCTTGTCGCCGTGACCTATGACCTGGACAGCCTACGAGCACGCCACTCTGCCGAGATGGCCGAG GTGCAGAGGTACCTAGAGCACATCCGTAGCCTATCAGAGAAGAGGGATGCCCTGGCCCAGGAGTACGAGCAGGAGAATGAGGTCCTCAGGGCCCAGCTGCAACGCCTGACACTCCAGCAAG atgcccAGATGAATGAGGTGGCTGAGATGTTGTACCAGGAGGGCCTGGCAGAAGTGATTCCCAGCAGTCACAGTGAACAGGTGGCCTACCTGCTGGTGGAGAGGGCCTCCCTGCTGGAGAGACCTGATGACCCCCAGGCCCCGCAGGTCCCCGATGCCCAGGCAGGCACTCCCTCCGCCAGCCAGCAGGAGACACAGTCCCAGATTCAGTGCCCCAAAGAGAGCATGGACCAG GGGGCACCCTCACGTGGCCAGAGCCCATGGAAGAGGCTCTTTGGACTCCGCAAGGCAGCTCAGAGCAAACAGGCTTTGGCCTCA GTTGAGCTCAGGCCGGGGTCAGGGCTCAGTGTGGAGCGGGAGTGGGCCCATCTagagagagacctggaggaggcGTCACGCCGCTTGGCCATGGCCCACAGAGAGATCCGACGTCTGACCGATGAGCTAGAGTCAGCCCGCATGACCCAGAGTGCCTATG AGCCAGAGCTGCAGGGAGCCCAGGAGGAGGTAGAGCAgctcagacaggaagtggaaaagCTCAAGAAATGTG ACGTGGTGGAGTTGCGTAAGGCCAAGGAGCTGAATGATCGTCTGGACCAGGAGATCAGAGCCCTCAGGACGAGGGTGCGCACCATGGACGCAGAGAGAAAGACCCTCCTAGAGACG GTGGAGAAAATGAAGGACTCTGACAATGCGGCTAAGATCCACCCAGAAGCACTGCAGCTTAACTTGGCTAAG GGAGAAGGGATACCCGCCCCTCAGATGCACACTGTCTGTCTCCAGACAGAACTACTACTCCTGGACCAGGACAAGACCCATGAAAG ATGCCTCCAGCAGTCCGAGACCAAGGACGAACTAAATGATGTGCGGCGTCAACTGCAGGGGCTGCAGGAGAAATACGATGAGCTGCTGAATGTTACGAGGAAGGCAGAGGAGTACGAGGACTACGAGGAGCTGAAgaagcagagagaagaggaggagaaggttcTGGAGCTGCTGATGGATAAGaccgaggaggtggaggaggaatatgagGAACTGAAGACtaagaaagaggaggtggagattaAGATGGATGAGGAGAAGAAGGAATACGAACATCTTGAGAATATGAGGGAGGAGTTGAAGCTGGATGAAGCTCTGGGCCGGAGCAGGCAGCAGCAGCCGCATTGTAGTCAGGCGGTGGAACTGCAGCTTAAG GTGTGTGCTGAGTTGAAACAGGGCCAAGCTATGGTCAGCCATCTGGAGCAGAGGGCTCTGCAGCAGGAGAGTAGGGAGCTGAGGGAGGGGCTGGCCCAGAGCAGCCAGAAAGCCCAGAGTTGCAGCCGTCTGCTGGAGGAGCTGAGCGCTGAGAGGGCCAAGCTCAAAGCCATGGAGGTAGAG ATGCAGGGTCTGCAGCAGCAGCTGAACGTGGAAAGAAACCGCAACACAGAGTCTGGCCAGCAAGAGGAGGAGGCAAGATACACGGCCCTTAGGACTCAGGACAACCAGCTCCACAG GAGGATGTgggagcagagggaggaggagctGCAGGAGGAGGGGTGTTCCCTGCGAGAGGTGGAAGCCTCCCTGAACTGCACTAACTCAGAGCTGCAGAGTCAGACAGGCACAGCCAGGCAGGAG ATTCCTGCTGATTATGTAAACCTGAAGGAATGCCTAGAGGCCAGGCAGGAGGATTGTGAGAAACTGACAGAGGAGCTCATGGAAGTTCTCATGTGCCTGGATTTACAGAAAAG CAAGAACGCTGAGAAGCGATCTCAGCACAAAGCCAAAATGCGGCGAGCCAAACAGATTTTTTTGAAGGAGACAGGATGTCGTGATGAGAGGATTCAAAGCCTTGAGAGAGACCTGGCTCTCGCCTTAACCTCATCAGCCAGG GAGAAAGAGATGATAGTGAACATGAATGAGGAAAATCGGAAACTGCTGGCAGAGAAGAGGGATCTGCTCGGAACACTGAATGATGTGGAGGAGAGAAAAAACAAGAGTGTGCTTGCTGCCACTACAGCTCAATGCAG TGTGGATTTCCTGGAGAAGGAAAGCAAGCACTTACAGGACACCATAGTGGAGATGTCCGGTCTGATTCCTAATGGAGCAGCATTGCAGCGCGCTCTAAAGAATCTCCGTAAAGCACGCAGCGCAAATGTACAG AGTTCTGCCTGGAGCATTTGA
- the LOC139535517 gene encoding coiled-coil domain-containing protein 30 isoform X2: protein MEDTEQSEEEQKELEHVVLCLQEEGMAPGASVKEQLGFLWRLFQHSEGRLVAVTYDLDSLRARHSAEMAEVQRYLEHIRSLSEKRDALAQEYEQENEVLRAQLQRLTLQQDAQMNEVAEMLYQEGLAEVIPSSHSEQVAYLLVERASLLERPDDPQAPQVPDAQAGTPSASQQETQSQIQCPKESMDQVELRPGSGLSVEREWAHLERDLEEASRRLAMAHREIRRLTDELESARMTQSAYEPELQGAQEEVEQLRQEVEKLKKCDVVELRKAKELNDRLDQEIRALRTRVRTMDAERKTLLETVEKMKDSDNAAKIHPEALQLNLAKGEGIPAPQMHTVCLQTELLLLDQDKTHERCLQQSETKDELNDVRRQLQGLQEKYDELLNVTRKAEEYEDYEELKKQREEEEKVLELLMDKTEEVEEEYEELKTKKEEVEIKMDEEKKEYEHLENMREELKLDEALGRSRQQQPHCSQAVELQLKVCAELKQGQAMVSHLEQRALQQESRELREGLAQSSQKAQSCSRLLEELSAERAKLKAMEVEMQGLQQQLNVERNRNTESGQQEEEARYTALRTQDNQLHRRMWEQREEELQEEGCSLREVEASLNCTNSELQSQTGTARQEIPADYVNLKECLEARQEDCEKLTEELMEVLMCLDLQKSKNAEKRSQHKAKMRRAKQIFLKETGCRDERIQSLERDLALALTSSAREKEMIVNMNEENRKLLAEKRDLLGTLNDVEERKNKSVLAATTAQCSVDFLEKESKHLQDTIVEMSGLIPNGAALQRALKNLRKARSANVQDSKKMSHFESILLTSSLLETRVLPGAFDMRSHLDNIYRSKASHTEEATSPRSSLTSPRSSLTSPCTLLTSPRSTLTMQPVEMGYLNLTSPLTRADHNL, encoded by the exons ATGGAAGATACGGAGCAGAGTGAG GAGGAGCAGAAGGAACTGGAGCATGTGGTCCTCTGTCTGCAGGAGGAGGGCATGGCCCCCGGGGCCTCAGTGAAGGAGCAGCTGGGTTTCCTATGGAGGCTGTTCCAGCACAGCGAGGGACGCCTTGTCGCCGTGACCTATGACCTGGACAGCCTACGAGCACGCCACTCTGCCGAGATGGCCGAG GTGCAGAGGTACCTAGAGCACATCCGTAGCCTATCAGAGAAGAGGGATGCCCTGGCCCAGGAGTACGAGCAGGAGAATGAGGTCCTCAGGGCCCAGCTGCAACGCCTGACACTCCAGCAAG atgcccAGATGAATGAGGTGGCTGAGATGTTGTACCAGGAGGGCCTGGCAGAAGTGATTCCCAGCAGTCACAGTGAACAGGTGGCCTACCTGCTGGTGGAGAGGGCCTCCCTGCTGGAGAGACCTGATGACCCCCAGGCCCCGCAGGTCCCCGATGCCCAGGCAGGCACTCCCTCCGCCAGCCAGCAGGAGACACAGTCCCAGATTCAGTGCCCCAAAGAGAGCATGGACCAG GTTGAGCTCAGGCCGGGGTCAGGGCTCAGTGTGGAGCGGGAGTGGGCCCATCTagagagagacctggaggaggcGTCACGCCGCTTGGCCATGGCCCACAGAGAGATCCGACGTCTGACCGATGAGCTAGAGTCAGCCCGCATGACCCAGAGTGCCTATG AGCCAGAGCTGCAGGGAGCCCAGGAGGAGGTAGAGCAgctcagacaggaagtggaaaagCTCAAGAAATGTG ACGTGGTGGAGTTGCGTAAGGCCAAGGAGCTGAATGATCGTCTGGACCAGGAGATCAGAGCCCTCAGGACGAGGGTGCGCACCATGGACGCAGAGAGAAAGACCCTCCTAGAGACG GTGGAGAAAATGAAGGACTCTGACAATGCGGCTAAGATCCACCCAGAAGCACTGCAGCTTAACTTGGCTAAG GGAGAAGGGATACCCGCCCCTCAGATGCACACTGTCTGTCTCCAGACAGAACTACTACTCCTGGACCAGGACAAGACCCATGAAAG ATGCCTCCAGCAGTCCGAGACCAAGGACGAACTAAATGATGTGCGGCGTCAACTGCAGGGGCTGCAGGAGAAATACGATGAGCTGCTGAATGTTACGAGGAAGGCAGAGGAGTACGAGGACTACGAGGAGCTGAAgaagcagagagaagaggaggagaaggttcTGGAGCTGCTGATGGATAAGaccgaggaggtggaggaggaatatgagGAACTGAAGACtaagaaagaggaggtggagattaAGATGGATGAGGAGAAGAAGGAATACGAACATCTTGAGAATATGAGGGAGGAGTTGAAGCTGGATGAAGCTCTGGGCCGGAGCAGGCAGCAGCAGCCGCATTGTAGTCAGGCGGTGGAACTGCAGCTTAAG GTGTGTGCTGAGTTGAAACAGGGCCAAGCTATGGTCAGCCATCTGGAGCAGAGGGCTCTGCAGCAGGAGAGTAGGGAGCTGAGGGAGGGGCTGGCCCAGAGCAGCCAGAAAGCCCAGAGTTGCAGCCGTCTGCTGGAGGAGCTGAGCGCTGAGAGGGCCAAGCTCAAAGCCATGGAGGTAGAG ATGCAGGGTCTGCAGCAGCAGCTGAACGTGGAAAGAAACCGCAACACAGAGTCTGGCCAGCAAGAGGAGGAGGCAAGATACACGGCCCTTAGGACTCAGGACAACCAGCTCCACAG GAGGATGTgggagcagagggaggaggagctGCAGGAGGAGGGGTGTTCCCTGCGAGAGGTGGAAGCCTCCCTGAACTGCACTAACTCAGAGCTGCAGAGTCAGACAGGCACAGCCAGGCAGGAG ATTCCTGCTGATTATGTAAACCTGAAGGAATGCCTAGAGGCCAGGCAGGAGGATTGTGAGAAACTGACAGAGGAGCTCATGGAAGTTCTCATGTGCCTGGATTTACAGAAAAG CAAGAACGCTGAGAAGCGATCTCAGCACAAAGCCAAAATGCGGCGAGCCAAACAGATTTTTTTGAAGGAGACAGGATGTCGTGATGAGAGGATTCAAAGCCTTGAGAGAGACCTGGCTCTCGCCTTAACCTCATCAGCCAGG GAGAAAGAGATGATAGTGAACATGAATGAGGAAAATCGGAAACTGCTGGCAGAGAAGAGGGATCTGCTCGGAACACTGAATGATGTGGAGGAGAGAAAAAACAAGAGTGTGCTTGCTGCCACTACAGCTCAATGCAG TGTGGATTTCCTGGAGAAGGAAAGCAAGCACTTACAGGACACCATAGTGGAGATGTCCGGTCTGATTCCTAATGGAGCAGCATTGCAGCGCGCTCTAAAGAATCTCCGTAAAGCACGCAGCGCAAATGTACAG gactCGAAGAAAATGTCTCATTTTGAGAGCATACTGCTAACGTCTAGCCTTCTGGAAACCAG AGTTCTGCCTGGAGCATTTGACATGAGAAGCCATTTGGACAACATCTATAGGAGCAAGGCCAGTCACACAGAGGAAGCCACCTCTCCACGCTCTTCACTCACCTCTCCACGCTCTTCACTCACCTCTCCATGTACTTTACTCACCTCTCCACGCTCTACCCTGACCATGCAGCCTGTGGAGATGGGCTATCTGAACCTGACCTCCCCTCTGACCAGGGCTGACCACAACCTCTGA